The Fundidesulfovibrio putealis DSM 16056 genome includes a window with the following:
- a CDS encoding phosphoribosylaminoimidazolesuccinocarboxamide synthase, with the protein MQVVNTTNITEYPLLSRGKVRDIYQVSDDTLLIVTTDRLSAFDVILPDPVPFKGVILNKITIFWMEKFKHLLKNHLLATEPADFPAPLKAHADMLEGRAVLVRKAKPLPIECIVRGYITGSGWKDYKATGTVCGHALPASLRESDKLEKPLFTPSTKAELGQHDENITLDQAKAMIGQELFDKVQDTALAIYSQARDYAAERGILVADTKFEFGTIDGELILIDEVLTPDSSRFWPASGYAPGQGQPSFDKQYVRDWLESIGFNKKPPAPNMPAEVALRTQQKYLEAYAALTGETLAF; encoded by the coding sequence ATGCAAGTGGTCAACACCACCAACATCACCGAGTACCCGCTGCTCTCGCGCGGCAAGGTGCGCGATATCTATCAGGTCTCGGACGACACCCTGCTGATCGTCACCACGGACCGACTCTCCGCTTTCGACGTCATCCTGCCGGACCCTGTTCCGTTCAAAGGCGTGATCCTCAACAAGATCACCATCTTCTGGATGGAAAAGTTCAAGCATCTGTTGAAGAACCACCTATTGGCCACTGAGCCCGCCGACTTCCCCGCGCCCCTGAAGGCTCACGCGGACATGCTGGAAGGCCGCGCCGTGCTGGTGCGCAAAGCCAAGCCCCTGCCCATCGAGTGCATCGTGCGCGGCTACATCACCGGCTCCGGCTGGAAAGACTACAAAGCCACCGGCACGGTCTGCGGACACGCCCTGCCCGCCAGCCTGCGCGAGTCCGACAAGCTGGAGAAGCCCCTGTTCACCCCGTCCACCAAGGCGGAGCTTGGCCAGCATGACGAGAACATCACCCTGGACCAGGCCAAGGCCATGATCGGCCAGGAGCTGTTCGACAAAGTGCAGGACACAGCCCTGGCCATCTACTCCCAGGCCCGCGACTACGCGGCCGAGCGCGGCATCCTGGTGGCTGACACCAAATTCGAATTCGGCACCATCGACGGTGAGCTGATCCTCATCGACGAGGTGCTCACGCCCGATTCCTCCCGTTTCTGGCCCGCCTCGGGCTACGCGCCCGGCCAGGGACAGCCCAGCTTCGATAAGCAGTACGTGCGCGACTGGCTGGAATCCATCGGCTTCAACAAGAAGCCTCCCGCGCCCAACAT
- the hisD gene encoding histidinol dehydrogenase — MPCPQITYQRPEDFAPLHLKLKGRENPDQAVETRVREILAYVHAQGDEALVDFTRRFDCPGFTASMLRVTPEEIAAARGQVIASDMDILREAADNIRSFHESQKQKSWWTTREDGTILGQMVRPVDSVGLYVPGGQGGETPLISSLLMNAIPAQVAGVERIAAVSPPRKDGSLNPYILAAASLLGITEIYRTGSAWAIAALAYGTGTIAPVDVLAGPGNIFVTTAKRLLVGQVGIDMIAGPSEIVILADQTAPPAWLAADLLSQAEHDPQAASILVTDSPEVAQATLKELAEQLERLPRSEIARKALADWGAVVVVPGLKEGIELVNLLAPEHLELAIADGWSVLGEIRHAGAIFLGCGCPEPVGDYFAGPNHVLPTMGNARFSSALSVETFTKKSSLIAAPPAYARRHGAKIARLARLEGLEAHARSVECRNV, encoded by the coding sequence GCCTATGTGCACGCCCAGGGCGACGAAGCCCTGGTGGACTTCACCCGCCGTTTCGACTGCCCCGGCTTTACTGCCTCCATGCTGCGCGTGACGCCCGAGGAGATCGCCGCCGCGCGCGGGCAGGTCATCGCCTCGGACATGGACATCTTGCGTGAAGCCGCCGACAATATTCGCTCTTTTCACGAATCCCAGAAGCAGAAGTCCTGGTGGACCACCCGCGAGGACGGCACGATCCTGGGCCAGATGGTTCGCCCGGTGGACTCCGTTGGCCTGTATGTGCCCGGAGGCCAGGGCGGTGAAACGCCGCTCATATCCTCGCTGCTCATGAACGCCATCCCCGCCCAGGTGGCCGGGGTGGAACGCATCGCGGCGGTGTCCCCGCCCCGCAAGGACGGTTCGCTGAACCCCTACATCCTGGCGGCGGCCTCGCTTCTGGGCATCACGGAAATCTACCGCACCGGCAGCGCCTGGGCCATCGCCGCCCTGGCCTACGGAACCGGGACCATCGCCCCGGTGGACGTGCTGGCCGGTCCCGGCAACATATTCGTCACCACGGCCAAGCGGCTGCTGGTGGGCCAGGTGGGCATCGACATGATCGCCGGCCCCAGCGAGATCGTCATCCTGGCGGACCAGACCGCCCCGCCCGCGTGGCTGGCGGCGGACCTGTTGTCCCAGGCCGAGCACGACCCGCAGGCCGCGTCCATCCTGGTGACGGACAGCCCGGAGGTTGCCCAGGCCACGCTCAAGGAGCTGGCCGAACAGCTGGAGCGCCTGCCTCGCAGCGAGATCGCCCGCAAGGCCCTGGCCGACTGGGGCGCCGTGGTGGTCGTGCCTGGGCTCAAGGAAGGCATCGAGCTCGTTAACCTGCTGGCCCCGGAGCACCTGGAGCTGGCCATAGCCGACGGCTGGAGCGTGCTCGGCGAGATTCGCCACGCGGGCGCTATATTCCTGGGCTGCGGCTGTCCCGAACCCGTGGGCGACTACTTCGCAGGCCCCAACCACGTGCTGCCCACCATGGGCAACGCCCGCTTCTCCTCGGCCTTGTCCGTGGAGACCTTCACCAAGAAGTCGAGCCTCATCGCCGCGCCCCCGGCCTATGCGCGCAGGCACGGGGCCAAGATCGCGAGACTCGCGCGCCTGGAGGGGCTCGAAGCCCACGCCCGGTCCGTGGAGTGCCGCAACGTTTAA